Within the Mucilaginibacter sp. CSA2-8R genome, the region GAGCGTGGGGCCGGTGATGATATCAAGCCTTATAGCCCTTTATGGTTTGATGTGGAGTTGGTAAAAGTGATTGCAGGTAAAGGTAAGCCAGTCACACCAGCGGTTGCTGCAGGCAAAAAAGCAGCGCCAAAAAAAGCCGGTGCTAAAAAGCCGGCGGTTAAGAAAAAAGTCACCCGTAAATAATATTATCAAAAAGCCCTCCGTTAACCACAGAGGGCTTTTTACTTTCGCAGCATGGTGTTAACCGATACACATACGCATCAATACTATGAAACCGACCCGGTAAAAAAGGCTGGTTTGATGCAGCGTTGCCTCGATAATGGCATCAGCAGGTTGTTTTTGCCAAATGTTGATTCGGGCAGCATTCCCCAGGTAATGGATATGGTAAATACTTATCCGCAGCATTGTTTCCCAATGCTGGGCCTGCACCCTTGTGATGTAAAAGCCAACTGGGAACAGGAGTTGGAAACTATTTACACAGCCTTACAGCAAACCAAGGTTTATGCCATCGGCGAAATAGGAATTGACCTGTACTGGGACAAAACTTTTATTGCCGAGCAGCAGCAAGCATTCAGGCAGCAAATTGCTTGGGCTAAACAAGCCGGACTGCCCATCAATATACATTGCCGCAATGCTTTTGATGAGGTGTATGCTATTTTGCAACAAGAGCACGACGAATTGTTGAGAGGCATTTTTCATTGCTTTTCGGGTACTTTAGCGCAGGCAGAGCAAATTATTGAGCTGGGCTTTATGTTGGGTATAGGTGGCGTAGTTACTTACAAAAATGGCGGTTTAGATAAAGTGGTCGAGCAAATAGACCTAAAACATATAGTTTTAGAAACAGATTCTCCGTATCTTACCCCTGTGCCGTACCG harbors:
- a CDS encoding TatD family hydrolase, with amino-acid sequence MVLTDTHTHQYYETDPVKKAGLMQRCLDNGISRLFLPNVDSGSIPQVMDMVNTYPQHCFPMLGLHPCDVKANWEQELETIYTALQQTKVYAIGEIGIDLYWDKTFIAEQQQAFRQQIAWAKQAGLPINIHCRNAFDEVYAILQQEHDELLRGIFHCFSGTLAQAEQIIELGFMLGIGGVVTYKNGGLDKVVEQIDLKHIVLETDSPYLTPVPYRGKPNESSYLVYVAQKVADLHQVSLEEVARITTENSKIIFGV